Genomic DNA from Setaria italica strain Yugu1 chromosome V, Setaria_italica_v2.0, whole genome shotgun sequence:
ACTATAGTTATGGCTAGCTGCTTGAAAAATTAGGGTACAAATTGCTAAATTATTGAACCGGCAAATGTTTGTCTAAACCCTTTAATTTTCTCTCTAGTTCCGCCACTGTTTATACCAAGCAACATGTACAAGTCGCCATGGCAACTTCACTGCGTGCATGCACGCACGATCAGCCGGCTGGCGATGCTAACGAGTAACGACCAATGCCAAACCACCGAGACAAAAAAAATGGCAATGCCGAACCGTGGCCACGTGTACCTACATAGTATACACGAGCTTTCTTGGTATCTAGGATGAGTTCAGGGACGTGGTTCCTACACGACAGAGCATGCTATACAGGGACAATGCATATGCGAGTATTCTATTGGCTCGCACGGCTTCCACGACATAGCGATTCCTTAATCAGGGACAGACAGCATTGCTGCATAACCAGCTATGGTTTTTCCACACACAATTACATATACGACTACTTGCCACTGGTAGGaaaaacgaaaagaaaaggacCTGCCATATTGTCCCCTGCGTGGCTGCGTATAGGACTGACGGTTCACGAGCGACAACCATATGCATCAACGGACGCACGCATATCCACGCTGGTGATGTGTATTTATAGGCTAGCGCCCGATCGTTACTTGACCATCCCATGGTCGCTCACACCTTCACTAAGGTCTCCGTCCTCAGTTGTGAGCGAGCCATGATCGACTGCATTGGCGACAGCCACCACGAGCCCCAACGTTTCCGTCGAGACGGCCATCTCGGCGAAAGCCGCCGTCCCGGTCGTGGACCTGTCCTTGCCGGGCTCCGCGGGTGCCGTGGCCAGCGCCTGCAACAGGCTCGGCTTCTTCAAGGCCGTCAACCACGGCATCCCCGCCGGCCTCGTGGAGAAGCTCGAGGCCGAGGCGCTGGCCTTCTTCTCCCTGCCCCAGAACGACAAGCtgctcacctcctcctccggtgcGCCGCTCGGCTACGGCCACCGGAAGATCGGGCCCAACCGCGACATGGGGCTGCTCGAGTTCCTCATGCTCTCCGTCGGCTCCAACTCCGTCACCACCTTATTGGCGCTGCCCACCGTGCTCTGGTACACATACGCGTGAAATACCCACGAACGTACGGAGGGCGGCGTGCATTCTTTTGGTTGGCTCGCTTAGACTGATCTGTTTGATCGGTTTTCAGCTACATGCTGGCGGAGTACATGAGCCGGGTGCAGAAGGTGGCCCTGAGGGTGCTGGAGCTGATGGCAGAAGGGTTGGGGATGGAGGACACCAACGTGTTCAGCCGCATGGTGCAGCGGGACGGCAGCGACGTGCTCCTGCATGGTTCGGCGAGCACACGGACCCGCAGATCATCTCGGTGCTGCGCTCCAACTCGGCGTCCGGCCTGCAGATCGCGCTGCGCGACGTCAACGTCGGCGACTCCATGCAGGTGCTGACCAACGGGAGGTTTCGGAGCGTCAGGCACAGGGTACGGTGGTGGAGGCGGACGCCGGGGAGCGGGCGCGGCTGTCGATGATATACttcggcgcgccggcgccgtcggagAGGATTGTGCCGGTGCCGGAGATGATCGGGGGAAGGGGAGGCCAGCCGCTACCGGAGCTTCATGTGGAGGGAGTACAAGGCGGCCGCATACAAGAGCAGGCTCGCCGACCGCCGGCTGGATGGCTTCCAGCTCGATGCCCAAGGATCGCCCTCGCCCAACGATGAGGCATGATGAGGATGAGCCGAGCCACCAGCAGATGCGATTACCAATACATATACTCCGCGATTGTTTTCCAAGCGACGTCGAGTAGGTTCCATGATCTGTTACATGAACGGGGGATGTGTGCATTCGTAACATGAACCTCGTATTAATTTGCACGACGACAAGTGCAAACCGTTGCTTGCGGATTATGgactccggcggcagcggagctcgTCGCCCTGGATTTTTCAGCATACACTGGGGGCGATCCATGCTTTAATTTGCAAATGCGTGATGCCGAGAATAAACTGAAGAGCTAACTCGCGTTAAGTTGTGGCCAGCAAGCGCGACCGATTCGGCATAGAGGTTCAGTGGGACGAAAGGTAAAAGGAAGGAGCTCAAAGATTCCTTGAAGGTTGTGAGCCACAGCCACTATATGCATATGCTAATCAGTTGAGATTGATAAAGCAATAACACCAGTATCTACCACGCATTGGCTGGTTGATGCATATATCCTACTCCcaccgtcccaaattactattcgttttgacttttctagctAAAAAATATCTAGGTGCACATCAAAATATCTAGAAAATATCTAGGTGCACATCAaaatatatgtatctagaaaagccaaaacaaatagtaatttaggacggagggagtactatatAATTCATACTACTATATAATTCTACTGTGCTTCTGGTAATTTGAACAGAGCAGTGTATGCATGGAAGTAATATGAATTACAGAAGGCAACCTTGCCCTCAATATTCTGTGTTTCCTCTGGCACCGCTGCTATAAAGGGTCATGAAAGAGATTAATGGATTGACTTTCTCAATAGGAAGGGGTGCAATCTGCCCAGTGGAAGAAACTCAAGAAATGGATCATGAAACAGGAATTAAGAGTAACGCCAGAGAAATAGGTAAATCGAGCCAAATGTAGGCATAGAGTCCTAGTTTCTGCTTATTCCAGGGACTAAATTACCCAAGAGCTTATTACTCATCAAATGAATGATAATGTACAGCATACAAGGATAAGCATAGTGTTTACAAGGATACCTTCATTCCATCGATGGAAATTCCACATTATCTATCAGCCCATGCACAAGTTCCGTACTGAATACAAATATCTTACAACAGTCTCCTGCACAGAAAGGAACGCTACATATGCTTAGGGAGTAGTTCAAAGAACACCTAAGAAATCTTGACACAAATACTTCTGGTCGTACAGCTCACCTTCAGCCATGGACATGACTGCCATAATCTTGGTTGAACTTCTCATATCTATGTGCATGAAGATGAGCAGACGGCCTTGTATTCCTCAAAGCAAGTTCAATATCTTCTGTCGTTACTGGACCAACTTCAGGCAACTCTGCAACATTTCCCCCCAAAGAAGTGCTAAATTCCACTGAGTTTACAATAGAAAGAGTAGCAGTATACTGATAATTTACTTTTTAATTGGTATGCATTAGGGCACTATCACAATACCAATTCATATGTTTGTGATCTTGCCACTGCTTATTTTCCATTCTGCAAGCACTACCCATACAGGTAAAATTTccctataattttttttgaacaaattTTCCTAGAAATTGAAGAGAAGTAGGCAACAAAGATCAACAAGTCTTCAGTTGAAGTGGTGAGTAGAGTCATTTGTTCTTGTTAACACACCAAGTTGCTTAAAAGAAGTAAGAAATCACTAGTTACAGACAGGTCACATACCATCTTCAGGAACCTCTTGATTGCGTTCGAGAACTGTCATTAACCGTCTTAGGGGCTGCATTGCTGCCTCCTTGCATACAAGGCGAATATCAGAGCCAGAATATCCTTCAGTTTTCTCCACAAGAACATCGTAGGGAATCTCCATTGTGCCAGTAGTAGATGGCAGGAGCTCTTCAAACATAGCATGTCTAGCATCTGGCTCTGGCAATGGTACAAGAATCTGATTGACAAGTTATGGAAAAAAGTTCCTTCAGATTTGTCATGTAACTTGAACTTTGACATAAGCATTCTGGTGGCAGCTAAGTATTACAGGTTCTACAGATCTCAACCAAACAAACATTGTTTAGAATGTTGCCGAAAAAATTGGTTGCATCAGAAGTTGTAAATATAACTGAATAATTGGAAAGGAGTATAAGCATTCCATTATTCAAGACTGCTGATTTTGGATAGCAATACGATTTAAGAGGGTACTATACAATTACGCCAGTGGTCATTTGTATACTGTACACTCGTAAAAGTTCATGATGAGCCATGAAGGCCTGTCAGACAAGGCAAAGCTTAAAAAAAACGAGAGGCTTGCTAGTGTAGTGCACCTGACCTCCTGCAGTTCAGTGTATATTTATACTCCCAAATAAGAAATCAAATAGCTATCACACATTCAAAAAACTATAGAAAAATAATATGGAAATATGTATGCACATTTGCAAATCAACTAATATCTGAAATACAAGATTATTTAGAAAAGGATACACGCTTCTCCAGCCGACGCAGCATTGCTGCATCCAGCTCCCATGGTAAATTTGTGGCCGCTAGaacaaaaacaagctcatcTGTCTTAGTCAACCCGTCCATCTGCAGAAATAAAATCAAAATGTAATGAAACAGCTTGTTCTCAAAATTAAAGACCATTTTATCATCAGTTCAAAGTTAAGAAAGCCAAGGATATTTCAGCATGTAAACTTTAGAAAGTTTATAGATGCTAAGTGTTTAGGTATAATGTCTCTGTTTTCCAGATACTGTAGCTTCCATAAAAGTTATAGGTCTGCCCAGCGTCTACTCCGAATTTGTGTTCTGTGGACTGTGGACACACGATTTTTGTGGCCACTAGATCTTAATCCAATGGTGCACGGCCGTCTTCTACTCCcagattttcttttttcaacTGATTTCTCCATGGTGCTGAGCTGAGCTCACAACCGTGCACATCATGCCCCCATCCTACCCACCACCTCCTGTCTCCAGCAGCTCGCCACTGACAGCACAGCGCTAACATGGCTTGCTGTGATGCCCCCACCCAGGTACTTCCCAACTGGCGTTCCTCCACTGCACACGGCCGGTGGTGGCCGCTGCCCTTGCCTGTGACCACTACCATGGCCTTCCTCTAAGCTCGCATCTACAGTGAAAATCTCACCCCTAAAACCCCAAATCCCTAAGCCCTAACCTTGACGGACAATTGCCAGAGTTGAGGAAGATGACTGCAGCTTCAATGGCAGTGCGAATCAGACGGCCATGGCTTGAATCAAGCACAAATAGGACGGCCCAAAATTCTGGTCTTGAGGAGCCCCAAAACACTCGGTTGTTATTTAGCTTTCCTTTAAAGTTATTGCTTGTAACTAATTCATGGTTGAGAAGATCGCACATTTCTCAATGGAAGATAATTGATTATACTTTAGACCATGTCAAAATATCCAATAAAGCTACCTGTATTAACAGCTCAGTTTTCAATCGTCGGCTAGCTTCATGTTCACTACGAGCTTCACCACGTTGACTAATTATAGCATCAATCTCATCAAGGAAAATGGTAGATGGTGCATGATGCCTTGCAAGCTCAAATAAGACTTTCACTAGTTTCTCCGAGTCACCTGCATCACTATTCGAATGAGCAAAATTTTTCTGGCAGTGAGGTTAGAAAGAATACTAAACGTATATTCTTCCATAATGTGGATGAAAAGCATGGAAGTAATAATATCATAAAGATTAAGGGGTGTGTGCGTGTTGCACTTCTTGCAATAATTTGTAAGCACTTCGCAAACAGCTGTGGAAGAAATTATTAACACCAGAGGCTGGACGGGGCATTAGCACAGTAGGATGCAATGCAAAGAGGATGTCTGTGACAACAATGTCAATAGAAGACCTAAAGTGCCACATAGTGCAACAATTAAGAACCAATAGGTGGCAGAAGATGATGTAAATACATGCCAGGGAATATAAAGTGTTGTTATTGGAAGGCAGAGGGCTACAGGTTAGCAGCTTTGGAGAAAGTTACTGGAACACTATGATAATTAAGAACAGCTCTCAAGTGGGAAGCATACGAGCTCTAAGCATTGCTGCATTGGCATGCAAATACAGGCATATAGCAGCAGGCGAATATACAAACAAGAAAGGGAAATGTAATAAAGTTATCCGTATCCTGGTCCTCTTGGTTGCATATTGAACTACTGTCGAGGTAAATCGAACCCAGTTACAATTTATGTTCAAGTTTCAGCTCCATAATTATGCACAGAACAAGTATTAAATTTCATGGAAGGATTAAATATGTAACTCTGAGTAGACCTAACTATTTCTGTGAAAGAAATGTCCATAACAGGGAAAAAGGTGACAGCTTATAGTAAATTTGCAGCAGCAGTACGGAGCAATAGCAGAAATACATAAGCTAATGCCGCCAACAAGGAACACATAAATCGATGCATGCTCATGGACCAGTAAAAACATGTCAAGAAATAAACAAAAGACAGTGACATACCACGCCACTTGCTCACAATTGATGAGGCAGAAATATTGAAAAAGGTAGTTTTGCATTCAGTAGCCACAGCTTTTGCTAGCATCGTCTGAAATGGAATAAGTTGAGGAGGTTATAACAATTGGACTTGACAATGATCCGCAATTGGCAGAGCTTGGGTATAGCATCATAGAAAACATACATAATGGCAGAAATAGCACAGAGGATGAGGAAACAACTGAAGCAAACCATGAAATCAGTGTATAGGCAATTGACGTTAATAAGTGATATTGTCCTTTTGTTTTCAATAATTCAGTATAACTAAAGACAAAAGCAAtaccaagaaaaaaagaaacagatgCTTGATATTTGGATTGTTTACTCAGGTACTACAGTTCCATGGTGAAAAGTTAATTGTGCTATTCATTTTAAAAGGGGAGAGATTAACTTGAGAGCAACACGGGCCGCAAGATATCGCTAAACATTGCAGGTGTAGCAACTTATAAatgtataaaaaaaaactaaacagcAATAGGAATATCATATATTtgtgaaaaaagagagaaaatacACAGATAAGTACAAACCTTTCCTGTCCCAGGTGGACCAAATAGTAGTATACCTTTCCAAGGTGATAATAGGCCTGTGAAGTACCTGGGATTGAAATGCAAGTTAGAAGACAAGAAGTGTTTCACTAGTACATCACGAAATGAGCTAACTTGGATGACATCAATTGAATCTGATTAATAATGGAGAagaaaatactccctccgttccaaattgtaggtcgttttgacttttctaggttcatagatattattatgcacctagacatacactatatctagatgcataataatatctatgaacctaaaaaagctaaaacgacctacaatttggaatggagcgAGTATCCGATAGGACAACACATGATTGAAAAAAGTTGGACATACAAAAGAAACCCTCAAGACCATGACTCATACAAATTTTACATCTTTCCTCCAGACCTTCAGGGTGATAAAACACTCCTTTCAAAAGCAAACAGAATGAATATTACTGTTGGATTATTTAAACAGGTTCTCTAATAAAGATGAATACAGCTTATAAATCATCACTTACTTTGTATCCACTAATTAAACTgttcaaaaaggaaaataaattaACCAATTACCCAATTGCGATACATTGTGTGACAGAGTTGACCTTTTGAATCAGTAGAAATGGAAAGCCAATGTGGAAAGTCATGCATCACAAATTTATTAAATAATCCTTCTGAGACATGAATATCACAAAATATACAAATATAAATACTGTGTAATGAATATGTTAAGAAAGCATCTTTACAAAAGTGATTTGCTTAACTTTGCTGCTAAAGTATAGTCAAACAAATgctcaaatgaaaaaaaaaacatctacTTGGTACTGCAGGACATATGAGTCTTTCATTCCGTTAAATATCTTCTAGGTTCTACGCTTAGAACGTACAATAGATTTCATTGAGAAAGCAAGCCTACTTGGGATATTTGATGGGCATGACAACTGCTTCTTTGAGAAGCCGCTTTGCATTCTCCAGACCTTTTATGCTTTCCCATTTGACATCTGGGCTCCCACGAATTATATCCCTATAGGCATTGGATAAGGAAGCTATAGTAACAACAGTCTAAAATACATTACAATGCCACATGAATAATGTTCTGTACAGCCTTTTTTGGCTCGATGTTACCTCAACAATGTCTCGGCTAAGTTGCGCGTTTCTGCGGATTCAAATGAAGGAAGCAGAGGTTTCTGCCTGCAACCACCATATATCCCGTTATCACAAGTGtataacaaaaaaaaggaaaatacatATGCATGGCAAGAGAAAACAGTCCTGGGAGCTTTATGTTTCCAGACAACAAACACAGCAATGCTTAAAGATTAACAATTGGCTCATGGAAAAAAATTCAGCTCAAATTTTTTTCTGCATGTGGCAAATAAATAAGGTATTGTTTTGAAATAATCAAACAACTACTTTCCAACTAAGCTCTAACCATTTCCAAATAGTTGTTTATCAACTACGTAGTAGCATAACTTAAAGGAACAAATGATTAGTTCTTGTTACAGTTTGAGGTCCAAAATCAGGCACGTGGTTCATCAGAGGCACAGAGCATCCAGAACCATATTATTTTCACCATGTAAGCCACACGGAAAATGCTGGTCAACATGCAAAGCATATAAGTCTACGAGCACCTCTATCTTACTGGAAACCCGTTATTTCTGGAATTCAGTCAACTGAAGTAGAATGCAGAATTTCAACGCCACCTTAGCTGCCTCTAAATCAAGCAAATAATATAATACAGTTTCGAGCGAATTTGGCCACACTAACTGGATATTAATTGCTGAACAGAGTAACAGATGGAAACTAGCTAACTTTAGAACATCATTTCAGTATTTCAGATGAAAAATTGTGTAGAAAAACTCTGTACTGTATTCCCAAGCAAGCAGCAGGACTTACGGCGGCCCGTCCTCTATAGCCCCATTGCGCATCTCCACCTTCCTCTCCTGCGAATCAAAACCAGGGAAGCTAATAATTGCATAATTCTCCAAGAGGACGAACCGAAACCATCATCAGCAAATGCAGCAACGCGTAGGTACAGAAGCCGACGCACCATCCGCTCGAACTGCTCGAAGACAGCGAGGTCCGCGCCCCCGTTGGCGCGTGACACGGCGGGTCGGCCGGACAGTTGGTCGGATCCGCGCAGCGGGGGGCGGCCATCGTCGCGGTCGTCACCGTCGCCCTCCGCGGGCTCGCGGCGGATGCCGAGGCGCACCTCGTAGTAGACCTCGAAGTCCTGCGGGGGTGGAGCCAACCGATCACGCCACGGGATCTCCCAGCTACGCAACCGGGGGGGTAGGGAGTGATACGGGAAGGAAAGGGAGAGCGCGCAGAGGTCAGCGAGTCACCTCGAAGGTCCAGCGCGTGATGGAaggctcgccgtcgtcggccatcgagacgcgcgcgcgcgcgtgacgGCGTGAGGGGGTGGTGCGGTGCTGCGCTGCTTCGCCGGCCGCACGCAcgcacccacccacccacgcaCGCGCGACGCGAGCTCTCTGGAAGCAGCTAGCGGGGTGGAGGAAGAGCCGAAGAGGGGGTGCGGTTGGGCTGCTGACCGGCTGAGGGGAATAAACAACAGACAAGCGGCCGGGAGCCGAAGAGGGGAATAAACAACAGTACTACGGGATAGTAGCGGGACATTTGTGAGAGGAGGAGCCAAATGGTATGATCATTCTCTGGATGCCCTCACTATGGAAGCCATTGCG
This window encodes:
- the LOC101763945 gene encoding katanin p60 ATPase-containing subunit A-like 2 — encoded protein: MADDGEPSITRWTFEDFEVYYEVRLGIRREPAEGDGDDRDDGRPPLRGSDQLSGRPAVSRANGGADLAVFEQFERMERKVEMRNGAIEDGPPQKPLLPSFESAETRNLAETLLRDIIRGSPDVKWESIKGLENAKRLLKEAVVMPIKYPKYFTGLLSPWKGILLFGPPGTGKTMLAKAVATECKTTFFNISASSIVSKWRGDSEKLVKVLFELARHHAPSTIFLDEIDAIISQRGEARSEHEASRRLKTELLIQMDGLTKTDELVFVLAATNLPWELDAAMLRRLEKRILVPLPEPDARHAMFEELLPSTTGTMEIPYDVLVEKTEGYSGSDIRLVCKEAAMQPLRRLMTVLERNQEVPEDELPEVGPVTTEDIELALRNTRPSAHLHAHRYEKFNQDYGSHVHG